TAATAAAGTTTCTTTCTCCAAAATACGAAAACACATAGTAGTACAACTTCTTTacgttgtttttaataaaccttTCAATGTTTATCTTTGTTGGATATGTGTGTACCGTGTCCGATGCGAAGtcgattattttttgtttaactttattACTCACTTCCTTGTCACCTATGTAAAAATGTCTGACCTGATCTTCTATTCTTTCAAGCCGTTCCTTGTCAAAGTTAAATAAAGCgtccaatatatttttgaatatgtttttgtttgcgTTATCGAAATCTATTGAACCGTATTTATGCAGTAGTTCATTGTTCGATTGTGCTATTAACATGGGCATCTTTCTGATACTTGGTATATCAGTGATATGTGCCATGTgccttgtaataaaattttcgaCATTATCGAATTCTTTCTCTATACATACTTTATaacgtatatttaatttactcgATGCTTTAATAACTGCTAAGGGATCTTGAGTAGTTAGAAATGTAATTGCTTCACTTGTATTGTCTGTTTTGAGTCCAAGTTCCTCAGCTATTCTGTGGGGTACAGTGACATCTGAATTGCCCATTATTAGTGGGTACGCCATTAAGCCGCCTTGAAGGATGATTTGTTGAAACAGGGGATACTTTGTGCGCATGAAATGTAAAGACGCGTGTAATCCACCAGCACTAGCGCCGGCTAATGTTATTCTTTGCGGATCCCCACCAAACGCGTCTATATTTTCACTTACCCACTGGAGTGCTAGAAGTTGATCTTTGAGCCCTTGATTACCCGGTATTTCTGGCGTATCGAGACACATAAATCCATACGGACCTAAacgaaaacttattattatgagtattatatctt
The sequence above is drawn from the Manduca sexta isolate Smith_Timp_Sample1 chromosome 28, JHU_Msex_v1.0, whole genome shotgun sequence genome and encodes:
- the LOC115452201 gene encoding esterase FE4-like — encoded protein: MTCKRKYLYLLLAAVVLFGTLIGLIINSVIKWNSGNPVIRTKLGNIRGLKAGNDDYSMYLGVPYATVDNENPFGRSIPFHKFEGVFDANDDSVMCPQIEDYNHTQTGSLDCLYLNIYVPNVASVQNPLPVLIYIPGGRNEVGFPGRHIFGPTFLMKQDIILIIISFRLGPYGFMCLDTPEIPGNQGLKDQLLALQWVSENIDAFGGDPQRITLAGASAGGLHASLHFMRTKYPLFQQIILQGGLMAYPLIMGNSDVTVPHRIAEELGLKTDNTSEAITFLTTQDPLAVIKASSKLNIRYKVCIEKEFDNVENFITRHMAHITDIPSIRKMPMLIAQSNNELLHKYGSIDFDNANKNIFKNILDALFNFDKERLERIEDQVRHFYIGDKEVSNKVKQKIIDFASDTVHTYPTKINIERFIKNNVKKLYYYVFSYFGERNFIRQIYAVNESFQGAAHVDDQGYLFDTVPIKDKHSPNDQLIIDRVTTMWANFVKYGDPQPKTSELLPLEWKPVTKDSLFYYNLGLNVSTGIQPFPKRMAFWDLIYKLYGKYERLPTTH